The following are from one region of the Chloroflexota bacterium genome:
- a CDS encoding isocitrate lyase/phosphoenolpyruvate mutase family protein, whose amino-acid sequence MRSAAERRQAFRTMLNGADLVVAPSCPDPLTARLVERMGFPAIHASGSVFHRTMGYADAGVLTMHEMLDRIWALADGCDLPVIADADTGFGNVVNVVRTIREYERAGACAIHIEDQVTPKRPTHQGVEGETISRKEMVNKIRAAVDARSDPNFIIIARSEVKGDPKEVVERLAECVEAGADAAWAGGDEKAVRALRAATPAALVGVLPRGATAKQYKEWGANCGVIPGALQTAALHAQKLLLEELKRTGTTAGYFAGIPGIEEMQQFYSRQGNDELEAIEKRFGGG is encoded by the coding sequence ATGCGATCAGCCGCTGAGCGGCGCCAGGCATTTCGAACGATGCTCAACGGGGCCGACCTCGTCGTGGCCCCAAGCTGCCCCGATCCTCTCACCGCCCGGCTGGTCGAGCGGATGGGCTTTCCCGCCATCCACGCGTCGGGGAGCGTCTTCCACCGAACCATGGGCTACGCGGACGCCGGCGTCCTCACGATGCACGAGATGCTCGACCGAATCTGGGCCCTCGCGGACGGGTGCGATCTGCCCGTCATCGCCGACGCAGACACCGGCTTCGGAAACGTCGTGAACGTGGTGCGGACAATACGCGAGTACGAGCGGGCGGGCGCATGCGCGATCCACATCGAGGACCAGGTCACCCCAAAGCGGCCCACGCACCAGGGCGTCGAGGGCGAAACCATCTCGCGCAAGGAGATGGTGAACAAGATTCGAGCGGCGGTCGACGCTCGCTCTGACCCGAACTTCATCATCATCGCTCGGTCCGAAGTCAAGGGCGACCCGAAGGAGGTCGTCGAGCGGCTGGCCGAATGCGTCGAGGCGGGAGCCGACGCGGCATGGGCCGGCGGTGACGAGAAGGCCGTTCGAGCGTTGCGAGCCGCGACCCCGGCCGCGCTCGTCGGCGTGCTGCCTCGCGGCGCCACGGCGAAGCAGTACAAGGAGTGGGGGGCGAACTGCGGCGTGATCCCGGGGGCGCTCCAAACGGCGGCGCTCCATGCCCAGAAGCTGTTGCTGGAAGAGCTGAAGCGGACGGGCACCACGGCCGGCTATTTCGCGGGGATTCCCGGCATCGAGGAGATGCAGCAGTTCTACAGTCGGCAAGGGAACGACGAGCTGGAAGCGATCGAAAAGCGGTTCGGCGGCGGGTGA
- the polA gene encoding DNA polymerase I, which produces MAHTLLALDANSLIHRAFHALPPLTSAKGELTNATYGFTMMLLRALDDLHPTHIAAAFDTPKPTFRHERFEAYKGTRPPTPDGLAHQFARVHEVLDALYVPIFRVDGLEADDLLGTMAARMSEQGVDVIVVTGDTDALQLVGPRVKVLVPRRGVTDTVLYDEDGVRERYGLDPGQLVDLRALRGDVSDNIPGVPGVGDKTATKLLQTYGDVEGILAHLDDLGPKLRDQLRPYADQMRLAHDLARIRRDAPIELELDACAVREPDRAHVLALFHELGFRTLIERLPAAPGAQPAHRPPTRDGAASANGHQLSLIAVEPAGGRATTRSDRRVVPSVEELRSLVGHLTDSDSRGDRGVGMVWLFSRPDAMRAEILSLAVAVPGGETFAVPFSGAACGSGDDRREPLPLRESLEVLRPFLEDPSIRKSSPNVKQAMVALARCGVSLRGADFDSSLAAYLVEASQRTLSLQDLSWSRLNRELPGIKSVTGEGRSALPLDAVPIDRMAAHLCDESEALVELEPILLRELTDSGLDELYHEVELPLVDVLASMELAGVAVDVPYLMEFSRELHERLTTVESGIFAAVGHEFNINSSQQLATVLFDELALGGGKRTATGRASTAADVLTSLRGVHPVIELILEHRELTKLKSTYVDALPLLVHPETGRIHTTFNQTVAATGRLSSAEPNLQNIPVRTELGRRVRQAFIAPEAGWKLLSADYSQIELRVQAHLTQDPTLLEAFRLGLDVHAATAAELFGVEVDAVTPDQRRLAKTANFAIIYGISAFGFAEQTGLTQAQAADFIRNYFERFNGVSAFQKRLIAEARETGSVSTLLGRKRTIPELRSHVHAVRAAGERMAINAPVQGTASDIIKIAMTRLRDAMADRAMRSRMVLQVHDELLFEAPDEELDDLKAMAKEIMEGALILSVPLVVDLRAAPNWGAMY; this is translated from the coding sequence ATGGCTCACACGCTCCTCGCCCTCGACGCCAACTCGCTCATCCACCGCGCCTTTCACGCTCTGCCACCCCTGACGAGCGCCAAGGGTGAGCTGACCAACGCGACCTACGGCTTCACCATGATGCTGCTTCGGGCGCTCGACGACCTGCACCCGACGCACATCGCCGCCGCGTTCGACACGCCGAAGCCCACCTTTCGCCACGAGCGCTTCGAGGCGTACAAGGGCACGCGCCCGCCCACCCCGGACGGGCTCGCCCACCAATTCGCCCGCGTCCACGAAGTCCTCGACGCCTTGTACGTCCCGATCTTTCGGGTGGACGGGCTCGAGGCGGATGATCTGCTCGGGACCATGGCAGCGCGGATGTCCGAACAGGGTGTCGACGTCATCGTGGTCACCGGCGACACGGACGCGCTGCAGCTCGTCGGGCCGCGGGTCAAGGTCCTGGTGCCGCGCCGCGGCGTGACGGACACCGTGCTGTATGACGAGGACGGAGTCCGAGAGCGGTACGGTCTCGATCCCGGCCAGCTCGTCGATCTGCGAGCGCTCCGCGGGGACGTATCGGACAACATCCCCGGCGTGCCGGGAGTCGGCGATAAGACGGCGACGAAGCTCCTGCAGACCTATGGTGACGTCGAGGGCATTCTTGCCCACCTCGACGACCTCGGGCCGAAGTTGCGCGACCAGCTCAGACCTTACGCCGATCAAATGCGCCTGGCTCACGACCTGGCGCGGATCCGGCGCGACGCGCCTATCGAGCTGGAGCTGGACGCCTGCGCCGTTCGCGAGCCGGACCGGGCGCACGTGCTTGCGCTGTTCCACGAGCTGGGATTTCGCACCCTTATCGAGCGGCTGCCCGCAGCGCCGGGCGCTCAGCCGGCGCACCGGCCGCCGACGCGCGATGGAGCGGCCAGCGCCAACGGTCACCAGCTATCGCTGATCGCGGTGGAGCCCGCCGGCGGCCGCGCGACAACGCGGTCAGACCGCCGGGTCGTCCCCTCCGTCGAGGAGCTGCGGAGTCTCGTCGGCCACCTGACCGATTCCGACTCGCGCGGCGACCGGGGCGTCGGCATGGTCTGGCTCTTCAGCCGTCCCGACGCCATGCGTGCCGAGATCCTCTCGCTCGCGGTGGCGGTCCCGGGGGGCGAAACGTTCGCCGTCCCATTTTCGGGCGCCGCGTGCGGGTCAGGCGACGATCGGCGCGAGCCGCTGCCCCTGAGGGAATCGCTGGAGGTCCTGCGGCCCTTCCTCGAGGATCCCAGCATCCGCAAGTCGAGCCCGAACGTGAAGCAAGCGATGGTTGCGCTGGCGCGCTGCGGCGTGTCGCTGCGCGGCGCAGATTTCGACTCCAGCCTCGCCGCCTATCTCGTCGAGGCCTCGCAGCGCACGCTGAGCCTCCAGGACCTGTCGTGGTCGCGGCTCAACCGCGAGCTACCCGGCATCAAGAGCGTGACCGGCGAGGGACGGTCGGCGCTTCCGCTCGATGCCGTCCCCATCGACCGCATGGCCGCGCACCTGTGCGACGAGTCCGAAGCGCTTGTCGAGCTGGAGCCGATCCTGCTGCGCGAGCTGACCGACTCGGGTCTCGACGAGCTGTACCACGAGGTGGAGTTGCCGCTGGTCGACGTGCTGGCATCGATGGAGCTGGCCGGAGTCGCGGTCGACGTCCCGTATCTGATGGAGTTCAGCCGCGAGCTGCACGAGCGCCTCACGACCGTCGAGAGCGGGATATTCGCGGCCGTCGGCCACGAGTTCAACATCAACTCGTCGCAGCAGCTCGCGACCGTGCTATTTGACGAGCTGGCGCTGGGGGGCGGGAAGCGGACCGCCACCGGGCGGGCGTCGACGGCGGCCGACGTCCTGACATCGCTGCGCGGCGTCCATCCGGTGATCGAACTCATCCTCGAGCATCGGGAGCTGACCAAGCTGAAGTCGACCTACGTCGATGCGCTCCCGCTCCTGGTGCACCCGGAGACCGGGCGGATTCATACGACCTTCAATCAAACGGTGGCCGCAACGGGCCGCCTCTCATCCGCCGAGCCGAATCTCCAGAACATCCCGGTGCGTACCGAGCTGGGACGGCGAGTCCGCCAGGCGTTCATCGCCCCGGAGGCCGGTTGGAAGCTCCTGTCTGCCGACTACAGCCAGATCGAGCTGCGCGTCCAGGCCCACCTGACCCAGGACCCGACCCTCCTCGAGGCGTTCCGTCTGGGCCTCGACGTGCACGCGGCCACGGCGGCCGAGCTGTTCGGCGTCGAGGTCGACGCGGTGACTCCCGATCAGCGCCGCCTCGCCAAGACGGCGAACTTCGCCATCATCTACGGAATCAGCGCCTTCGGTTTCGCCGAGCAGACGGGGCTGACGCAGGCACAGGCAGCCGACTTCATCCGCAACTACTTCGAGCGATTCAACGGCGTCAGCGCATTCCAGAAGCGGCTCATCGCCGAGGCGCGTGAGACGGGCTCCGTGTCAACCCTCCTTGGAAGGAAGCGCACGATTCCCGAGCTGCGGTCGCACGTCCATGCCGTGCGCGCGGCGGGCGAGCGCATGGCCATCAATGCCCCGGTTCAGGGCACAGCCAGCGACATCATCAAGATCGCGATGACGCGCCTCCGGGACGCGATGGCGGATCGGGCGATGCGGTCGCGCATGGTTCTGCAGGTGCACGATGAGCTGCTCTTTGAGGCGCCCGACGAAGAGTTGGACGACCTCAAAGCGATGGCGAAGGAGATCATGGAAGGCGCCCTGATCCTGAGCGTACCGCTGGTCGTGGATCTGCGCGCGGCCCCGAACTGGGGCGCGATGTACTAG
- a CDS encoding DinB family protein: MEVRLDTLGRWFHEIHERYRQVVVDLAPEALSWTPGPETNSIAVLVRHTVASEKGMLFGLAGHPVDRNLPADFVSRPTTASELLRLLDEADDRVDEMFALISEDALTASYSRPHDQVLTGVEWAVNTYGHAKEHIAHAELTAQLLRFTR; the protein is encoded by the coding sequence GTGGAGGTTCGCCTCGATACGCTCGGTCGATGGTTTCACGAGATTCACGAACGGTACAGGCAGGTCGTGGTCGACCTCGCGCCGGAAGCCCTGAGCTGGACCCCTGGGCCCGAAACCAACAGCATCGCGGTGCTCGTACGCCACACGGTCGCTTCGGAAAAGGGAATGCTCTTCGGCCTCGCAGGCCATCCAGTCGACCGGAATCTCCCAGCCGACTTCGTTTCGCGCCCGACGACCGCGAGCGAATTACTGCGGCTGCTCGACGAGGCGGATGACCGCGTCGACGAGATGTTCGCCCTGATCTCCGAGGATGCGCTCACGGCGTCGTACTCGCGCCCCCACGACCAGGTCTTGACCGGAGTGGAGTGGGCCGTCAACACGTACGGCCACGCGAAAGAGCACATCGCCCACGCCGAGCTGACGGCCCAGCTCCTTCGATTCACGAGGTAA
- a CDS encoding GNAT family N-acetyltransferase yields MTEHAAASPADDHAVRVRQMGAGDVPAFLELIQALADYERLPGPDPAARARLALDAVAEPPPFFVLLAERGGRAIGYALYFMTYSTFLARPSLYLEDIFVLERERRHGVGHALMRALAREAVARGCGRMEWQVLKWNAPAIEFYRGLGAAPLDDWVGYRLTAEQIQRIAEEP; encoded by the coding sequence GTGACCGAGCACGCGGCGGCTTCCCCGGCCGACGACCACGCCGTCCGCGTCCGTCAGATGGGTGCAGGGGACGTCCCCGCCTTTCTCGAGCTGATCCAAGCGCTCGCCGACTACGAGCGCCTTCCCGGGCCTGACCCTGCGGCGCGAGCGCGCCTGGCGCTGGATGCCGTGGCCGAGCCGCCGCCGTTTTTCGTTCTGCTGGCCGAGCGCGGCGGGCGCGCAATCGGGTACGCGCTGTATTTCATGACGTACAGCACGTTTTTGGCGCGGCCGTCCCTGTACCTCGAGGACATCTTCGTGCTGGAGCGCGAGCGCCGCCACGGCGTCGGTCATGCGCTGATGCGCGCCCTGGCGCGCGAGGCGGTCGCGCGGGGCTGCGGCCGGATGGAGTGGCAGGTGCTGAAGTGGAACGCCCCCGCTATCGAGTTCTATCGCGGGCTGGGCGCCGCGCCGCTCGACGATTGGGTGGGTTACCGCCTGACCGCCGAGCAGATCCAGCGCATCGCGGAGGAGCCGTAA
- a CDS encoding ABC transporter substrate-binding protein, producing the protein MPSWASRPALVGLALVLSACGASGSAPAPGPATGGQAAPPAKTLVVGIQREPTDLGVLFGQATGTTAGGAGSIKIMVHDRLAVEKDLDRWEPQLALALPSIAEGTWTVNADGTMDTTWRLHRNVRWHDGAPFTSDDLLFSFQIFMDPDLPTTGSQRRFMQSASAPDPLNFVIHRSGTYVDAPQGNIGVVRPRHILGDLYERDKEAFTNSPWFTTEFIGLGPYKLESWELGSHLDLARFDDYYRGRPPLDRIVVRFVGDPNALVAGILAGELDVVLPVTVDLDAALDLKRRWEGTGNQVTVCIRARSRARPTDGAASTAVATTVPLPTISSNA; encoded by the coding sequence GTGCCGAGCTGGGCGAGCCGCCCGGCTCTTGTCGGCCTCGCCCTCGTCCTCTCTGCCTGCGGTGCCAGCGGGTCCGCGCCAGCGCCAGGTCCTGCGACGGGCGGGCAGGCGGCCCCGCCCGCAAAGACGCTCGTTGTCGGGATCCAGCGCGAGCCCACCGACCTCGGCGTCCTGTTCGGCCAGGCCACGGGCACGACGGCAGGCGGGGCCGGCAGTATCAAAATCATGGTGCACGACCGGCTCGCCGTCGAGAAGGATCTCGATCGATGGGAGCCACAGCTCGCCCTGGCCCTGCCATCGATCGCTGAGGGGACCTGGACGGTCAATGCCGACGGGACGATGGACACGACCTGGCGGCTGCACCGGAACGTCCGTTGGCACGACGGCGCGCCCTTCACATCCGACGATCTCCTCTTCTCGTTCCAGATCTTTATGGACCCCGACCTCCCGACGACCGGCAGCCAGCGCCGCTTCATGCAGTCGGCCAGCGCGCCCGATCCCCTGAACTTCGTGATCCACCGGTCGGGCACGTACGTCGACGCGCCCCAGGGAAACATCGGCGTCGTGCGTCCGCGCCACATCCTCGGGGATCTCTATGAGCGGGACAAAGAAGCCTTCACCAACAGCCCGTGGTTCACGACCGAGTTCATCGGCCTGGGGCCATACAAGCTGGAATCCTGGGAGCTGGGGTCGCATCTGGATCTCGCGCGCTTCGACGACTACTATCGCGGCCGGCCGCCACTGGACCGGATCGTCGTTCGATTCGTGGGCGATCCCAACGCGCTGGTCGCCGGTATCCTGGCGGGCGAGCTGGACGTGGTGCTGCCCGTCACCGTAGATCTCGACGCGGCACTCGATCTGAAGCGCCGGTGGGAAGGGACGGGCAATCAGGTGACCGTATGTATTCGGGCGCGATCCCGAGCGCGGCCAACCGATGGAGCGGCTTCAACCGCGGTGGCTACAACAGTCCCGTTGCCGACGATCTCTTCGAACGCCTGA
- a CDS encoding M14 family metallopeptidase: MGESATRLARRPVAVRIGGLAVGLVFAAVVYSWAPGPRPAGADDQMVIGVSQEGRPLVVSRVGDGPSSLFIIGGQHGGPEANTVRLAEQLLAHFQEHVDEIPPNLHLDVMTVANPDGLASGARQYASGVDPNRNWGGPDWAADAADSNGVFRPGIGGAEPFSEPETQAERDYILQTDPLFTINYHSRGGFIFGGRTELSGRLADAYADAAGYRRSGAGGARSLLGYRATGSMNVWMGDQGYAAILVELTSSTEAELGRNLAGVRAVLAILSAG, from the coding sequence GTGGGCGAATCCGCGACTCGGCTCGCTCGGCGGCCCGTCGCCGTGCGGATCGGCGGACTCGCCGTCGGCCTCGTCTTCGCCGCCGTCGTCTATTCTTGGGCGCCAGGGCCGCGACCGGCCGGCGCGGACGACCAGATGGTAATCGGCGTGTCTCAGGAGGGGAGGCCGCTCGTCGTCTCCCGCGTCGGGGATGGTCCGTCGTCGCTTTTCATCATCGGCGGGCAGCACGGCGGCCCCGAGGCGAACACCGTTCGCCTGGCGGAGCAGCTCCTGGCGCATTTTCAAGAACACGTCGATGAGATCCCGCCGAATCTTCATCTGGACGTCATGACCGTCGCAAACCCAGACGGCCTCGCCTCGGGCGCCCGACAATACGCCAGCGGGGTGGACCCGAACCGCAACTGGGGCGGGCCGGACTGGGCGGCCGACGCCGCCGACAGCAATGGTGTGTTTCGCCCGGGTATCGGAGGCGCGGAGCCGTTCTCCGAGCCGGAGACACAGGCCGAGCGCGACTACATCCTGCAGACGGACCCGCTCTTCACCATTAATTACCACAGTCGCGGAGGATTCATCTTCGGCGGCCGCACGGAGCTGTCCGGACGCCTCGCCGACGCCTACGCCGACGCCGCGGGCTACCGGCGGAGCGGGGCCGGCGGCGCCAGGAGCCTGCTGGGTTATCGAGCGACCGGAAGCATGAACGTCTGGATGGGCGACCAGGGCTACGCCGCGATCCTGGTCGAGCTGACGTCGTCGACGGAGGCGGAGCTCGGCCGTAATCTGGCGGGCGTCCGGGCCGTACTCGCCATCCTCAGCGCGGGTTGA
- a CDS encoding ornithine cyclodeaminase family protein, producing MVLYLSHQDTGDMDLRMKEVVPSFEQAYRIIGEGVATTQYRVRLVHPPLRDGRGTGRPWERDLRILPAIIPGMGTACRLGATARGHGGGVLLVYWDYETMALRCIISDELVHGVRSAAPDGPFTKYLAKADARVLGVIGTGRIARWAAEAAWSQRPIDTVQVFSRDPAHREEFCAFIGSRLGVKTIDCRSSDEAVHGADVVVMATATRTPVINGEAISPGCTVISNTPEEFDVASIRRASRIVTTSAEEVMAHVPPMQAVYDLIQSGELPPDGGMVEITDVVAGRDPGRRSDDEIIVCLNAGSGVHDVAAAKYVYERARQLGLGTELPT from the coding sequence ATGGTCCTGTACCTCTCCCATCAGGACACCGGAGACATGGACCTCCGCATGAAGGAGGTGGTTCCGAGCTTCGAGCAGGCGTATCGCATCATCGGCGAGGGCGTCGCCACGACCCAGTATCGCGTCCGTCTGGTCCACCCGCCGCTGCGGGACGGGCGCGGGACCGGCCGTCCCTGGGAGCGCGACCTGCGGATCCTGCCCGCCATCATCCCGGGGATGGGGACGGCCTGTCGGCTGGGGGCGACGGCGCGCGGGCACGGGGGTGGCGTGCTCCTCGTGTACTGGGACTACGAGACGATGGCGCTGCGGTGCATCATCTCCGACGAACTGGTGCACGGCGTTCGGAGCGCGGCGCCCGACGGGCCCTTCACGAAGTATCTGGCCAAGGCCGACGCGCGTGTGCTGGGCGTCATCGGAACGGGGCGCATCGCCCGCTGGGCGGCCGAGGCCGCGTGGTCTCAGCGGCCCATCGACACGGTCCAGGTCTTCAGCCGAGACCCTGCCCATCGAGAGGAGTTCTGCGCCTTCATCGGATCGCGGCTCGGCGTGAAGACCATCGACTGCCGATCCAGCGACGAGGCCGTACACGGCGCCGACGTCGTGGTCATGGCGACAGCCACTCGCACGCCCGTCATCAACGGCGAGGCCATCAGCCCCGGGTGCACGGTTATCTCCAATACGCCCGAAGAGTTCGACGTCGCCAGCATCCGCCGCGCGAGCCGAATCGTCACGACATCCGCCGAAGAGGTGATGGCCCACGTGCCGCCGATGCAGGCCGTGTATGACCTGATCCAGTCGGGGGAGCTACCGCCCGACGGCGGCATGGTGGAGATTACCGACGTGGTGGCCGGCCGCGATCCGGGCCGGCGCTCGGACGACGAGATCATCGTGTGCCTCAATGCCGGGTCGGGTGTCCACGACGTGGCGGCGGCGAAGTACGTGTACGAGCGCGCGCGGCAGCTCGGCCTCGGGACCGAGCTGCCGACGTAG
- a CDS encoding AMP-binding protein, translated as MSENLFDRLRAGFPRDPGKPALVFPEGGAQSYAELLARSGQMARALTDAGLSAGDRVAVQVEKCPDFLALYLGCLRAGTPLVPINPSCTVAEVAYYVRDSGTALLLGAPERIAALEAASREAGARRVETLDVDGTSGTFQQRAAAAPPDFESVAVSGADPLAAILYTSGTTGAPKGAMLTHANLIANTEALHEAWGWRADDVLLHALPLFHVHGLFVAATAALGAGATMLFLPRFDPSQVIELLPRATLFMGVPTMYHRLAADADLTPAVCESVRLFVSGSAPLSVADFNAFRQRTGHTILERYGLTETGMNISNPLQGERKPGKIGVPLPGVRVRLVDAEKGTDVAQGDVGEIWVRGPNVFAGYYHAPEKTAETFVDGWFRTGDLGRQDADGYYEIVGRAKDLIISGGLNVYPAEVENALGAIRGVEDCAVIGLPDPDWGERVTAVIIRASGAELSADQVMAEARTRLAPYKCPRRVEFAETLPRNAMGKVEKARLRTIYSS; from the coding sequence GTGTCCGAAAACCTTTTCGACCGCCTTCGGGCGGGCTTCCCCAGAGATCCAGGCAAACCCGCGCTCGTTTTCCCTGAAGGTGGCGCGCAAAGCTATGCCGAGCTTTTGGCGCGATCGGGTCAAATGGCGCGCGCGTTGACCGACGCTGGGCTGTCGGCAGGCGACCGCGTCGCCGTCCAGGTCGAGAAATGCCCGGACTTCCTCGCCCTCTATCTCGGGTGCTTGCGCGCTGGGACTCCGCTCGTTCCGATCAACCCAAGCTGCACGGTCGCCGAGGTGGCGTACTACGTGCGCGACTCGGGGACCGCGCTCCTGCTCGGAGCGCCCGAGCGAATTGCCGCGCTTGAAGCCGCTAGTCGCGAGGCGGGCGCCAGGCGCGTTGAGACCCTGGACGTCGACGGGACATCGGGGACATTTCAGCAGCGCGCGGCCGCAGCCCCACCGGACTTCGAGTCCGTCGCTGTCTCGGGTGCGGACCCCCTCGCCGCGATTCTCTACACGTCCGGCACGACGGGAGCGCCCAAGGGAGCCATGCTCACGCACGCGAACCTGATCGCCAACACCGAGGCCCTGCACGAGGCGTGGGGTTGGCGGGCAGACGACGTGCTCCTCCACGCGCTCCCGCTTTTTCACGTCCATGGGCTGTTCGTGGCCGCCACCGCGGCGCTGGGGGCAGGCGCGACCATGCTATTCCTCCCGAGGTTCGACCCATCCCAGGTGATCGAGCTTCTTCCGCGGGCAACCCTCTTCATGGGTGTGCCCACCATGTACCACCGGCTCGCTGCCGACGCGGATCTCACTCCCGCGGTATGCGAGTCCGTACGCCTGTTCGTGTCCGGGTCGGCGCCGCTCAGCGTCGCCGACTTCAACGCGTTCCGGCAGCGAACGGGCCACACCATCCTCGAGCGGTATGGATTGACGGAGACAGGCATGAACATCTCCAATCCCCTCCAGGGCGAGCGCAAGCCCGGCAAGATCGGAGTGCCGCTGCCGGGCGTTCGCGTTCGGCTCGTCGACGCGGAAAAAGGGACGGATGTCGCACAGGGGGATGTCGGCGAGATCTGGGTGCGGGGTCCCAATGTGTTCGCCGGTTACTACCACGCGCCCGAGAAGACCGCCGAGACCTTCGTGGACGGCTGGTTCCGTACCGGCGACCTGGGTCGACAGGACGCGGATGGCTACTACGAAATCGTGGGCCGCGCCAAAGACCTGATCATCAGCGGGGGGCTGAACGTCTATCCCGCGGAGGTAGAGAACGCCCTGGGCGCGATCCGTGGCGTGGAGGACTGCGCCGTGATCGGGCTGCCGGACCCGGATTGGGGCGAGCGAGTGACGGCGGTCATCATCCGAGCGTCTGGCGCCGAGCTGTCGGCGGACCAGGTCATGGCGGAGGCGCGGACCCGCCTCGCGCCATACAAGTGCCCGCGTCGAGTGGAGTTTGCCGAGACGCTGCCCCGAAACGCGATGGGGAAGGTGGAGAAGGCGCGCCTCAGAACCATCTATAGCAGCTGA
- the rimI gene encoding ribosomal protein S18-alanine N-acetyltransferase — MIESMEIRHIPAVSAIENESFPTAWPPSAYRREIERNKMAYYVVAKRVPEIVAPRRDPRFPVEANSHDGADGLLGKLKGLVRAGRLYSAEEAFELETIVGYTGMWMMVDEAHITTIAVDPPFRGEGIGDLLLVSLIDHACELSAETVTLECRVSNTVAQALYRKYRFHDAGIRRRYYSDDGEDALIMTTELLDSPAFQRTLEENRRLLMDRLRID; from the coding sequence GTGATCGAGTCGATGGAGATCCGCCACATTCCGGCGGTTTCGGCCATCGAGAACGAATCGTTTCCCACCGCGTGGCCGCCTTCGGCATATCGCCGAGAGATCGAGCGCAATAAGATGGCGTACTACGTGGTCGCCAAGCGCGTGCCGGAGATCGTCGCGCCGCGCCGTGATCCGCGATTTCCCGTTGAGGCCAACAGCCACGACGGTGCCGACGGGCTGCTGGGCAAGCTGAAAGGCCTCGTGCGCGCCGGGCGGCTCTACAGCGCTGAAGAGGCTTTCGAGCTGGAGACGATCGTGGGCTACACCGGCATGTGGATGATGGTCGACGAGGCGCACATCACCACCATCGCCGTCGATCCTCCCTTCCGCGGAGAGGGGATCGGGGACCTGCTGCTCGTATCCCTCATCGATCATGCGTGCGAGCTGAGCGCGGAGACGGTCACCCTGGAGTGCCGCGTTTCGAACACCGTGGCTCAGGCGCTGTACCGCAAGTACCGGTTCCACGACGCGGGCATTCGCAGGCGATACTATAGCGACGACGGCGAGGACGCGCTGATCATGACGACGGAGCTGCTGGACTCGCCGGCTTTCCAGCGGACGCTGGAAGAGAATCGCCGGCTTCTCATGGACCGGCTCCGCATCGATTGA
- the tsaB gene encoding tRNA (adenosine(37)-N6)-threonylcarbamoyltransferase complex dimerization subunit type 1 TsaB, which yields MLDIETILAIDSSGATASVAVYREQVIAECVWHSGRRHSSQLLPTIDAMLRLGSLDRGMLTAIAVAVGPGSYSGLRVGISTALGLSEALGLDLVQVPTLEVIVWGSCPPGAAESKAPRSVRAAIEVGRGRYATARYRRAVRHVEAESGIEGAGLGDLLALAIAERALLAVDLDAAARERVERSHGERLELSSPAASARRAGHLAELAALRIRRGDAVTGAVEPIYLH from the coding sequence GTGCTGGACATCGAAACCATCCTCGCCATTGATTCCTCCGGCGCGACGGCCAGTGTCGCGGTATACCGGGAGCAGGTGATCGCGGAGTGCGTGTGGCACAGCGGTCGGCGCCACTCGAGCCAGCTCCTCCCCACCATCGATGCGATGCTGCGCTTGGGAAGCCTCGATCGCGGAATGCTCACCGCCATCGCGGTCGCCGTGGGGCCGGGCTCGTATTCCGGTCTCCGGGTCGGGATCTCGACGGCGCTCGGGCTCTCGGAAGCGTTGGGCCTCGATCTGGTCCAGGTTCCAACCCTCGAGGTCATCGTCTGGGGATCCTGTCCTCCGGGCGCGGCCGAGAGTAAGGCTCCTCGCTCTGTCCGCGCCGCCATCGAGGTCGGCCGGGGTCGCTACGCTACTGCGCGCTACCGGCGCGCGGTCCGGCACGTGGAAGCGGAATCCGGGATCGAGGGCGCGGGGCTCGGGGATCTTCTCGCTCTGGCCATCGCGGAGCGAGCGCTCCTCGCCGTCGATCTCGACGCGGCAGCCCGAGAACGCGTGGAGCGGAGTCACGGGGAGCGGCTGGAGCTATCGTCGCCCGCCGCCAGCGCCCGGCGCGCCGGGCACCTCGCTGAGCTGGCGGCCCTTCGCATCCGGCGGGGGGACGCGGTGACGGGCGCCGTCGAGCCGATCTACCTTCACTGA